The following proteins are encoded in a genomic region of Prionailurus viverrinus isolate Anna chromosome E3, UM_Priviv_1.0, whole genome shotgun sequence:
- the LOC125154207 gene encoding non-histone chromosomal protein HMG-14-like, translating to MPKRKVSSTNGVEKKEPNGRAARLSAKSAPAKLEMKSKKATGKDKSSDKKVQTKGEGKAKRKQAEVANQETKEDLPAENGETKNEESPSSDEAGEKEAKSD from the coding sequence ATGCCCAAAAGGAAGGTCAGCTCCACCAACGGGGTGGAGAAGAAGGAGCCCAATGGAAGGGCAGCGAGGTTGTCAGCTAAATCTGCTCCTGCAAAATTGGAAATGAAATCCAAAAAGGCGACAGGAAAGGATAAATCTTCAGACAAGAAAGTGCAAACAAAGGGGGAAGgcaaagcaaagagaaaacaggCTGAAGTGGCTAACCAAGAGACAAAAGAAGACTTACCTGCAGAAAATGGAGAAACTAAAAATGAGGAGAGCCCATCCTCTGAtgaagcaggagagaaggaagccaaATCTGATTAA